A window of Raineyella sp. W15-4 contains these coding sequences:
- a CDS encoding NAD(P)H-binding protein, translating to MSLAVTGATGHLGGLVIDHLIARGTPADQLVALVRDPAKASGLADRGVQVRTFDYSRPDASALAGVDSLLLVSGTDFGHRIAQHAAVVDAALAAGVGRLVYTSAPHADASINPVAPEHKATEEYLVGSGLPYVILRNGWYHENYLADRDAAARSNQVLTASGEGRVASASRSDLAEAAAVVLAGTETGRTYTLTGDVAWSFDDLAADLATVLDREVTATYVTPEEKTAALTAAGLDAGLIGFAVGVDRAIAAGELGDTTGELSGLIGHPTAPIIDTLRFRG from the coding sequence ATGTCTCTCGCTGTCACCGGTGCCACCGGTCATCTCGGCGGCCTCGTCATCGACCACCTGATCGCCCGCGGGACGCCGGCCGACCAGCTGGTCGCCCTCGTCCGTGATCCCGCCAAGGCCTCCGGACTGGCCGATCGGGGTGTCCAGGTGCGGACCTTCGACTACTCCCGGCCGGACGCCTCGGCCCTCGCCGGGGTCGACTCGCTGCTGCTGGTCTCCGGCACGGACTTCGGCCACCGGATCGCCCAGCACGCGGCGGTCGTGGATGCCGCCCTGGCCGCCGGCGTCGGACGACTGGTCTATACCAGCGCTCCCCATGCCGACGCGTCGATCAACCCGGTGGCACCCGAACACAAGGCCACCGAGGAGTACCTGGTGGGATCCGGGCTGCCGTACGTCATCCTCCGCAACGGGTGGTACCACGAGAACTACCTCGCCGACCGCGACGCGGCGGCACGGAGCAACCAGGTGCTGACGGCGTCCGGAGAGGGTCGGGTGGCCAGTGCCTCGCGCAGCGATCTCGCCGAGGCCGCCGCGGTCGTGCTGGCCGGCACCGAGACCGGGCGTACGTACACCCTGACCGGTGACGTCGCCTGGAGCTTCGACGACCTGGCCGCCGATCTGGCCACTGTGCTCGACCGCGAGGTCACCGCGACGTACGTGACGCCGGAGGAGAAGACGGCCGCCCTCACCGCGGCGGGTCTCGACGCGGGCCTCATCGGCTTCGCCGTGGGGGTGGACCGGGCGATCGCCGCCGGTGAACTGGGCGATACCACCGGGGAGCTGTCCGGGCTGATCGGGCATCCCACCGCACCGATCATCGACACGCTGCGCTTCCGGGGCTGA